In Rhododendron vialii isolate Sample 1 chromosome 9a, ASM3025357v1, the following are encoded in one genomic region:
- the LOC131300065 gene encoding uncharacterized protein LOC131300065 isoform X2, which yields MGDVTDKGHDATEGEGADGEQNEGGLVIDGGTELSIVPVNAVEERNSFGEETAATQISDGIEDVKMAASQGNDTLYIGNICKLWTKELVLGALKSHGVKNIEDILLPGDTKKEGRIKGFALLEFNTHSDATAALERLTKPDVVFGLDSSANVAFAQTPIHPNQEVLSQLKTVFMEGLADSWDQEKVNGICKQYGEIVKVKLSRILGTKGKNFGYITFVSRESAIACVDGINNTRIGEGEIKVKASIAQPHSKGRLEKRGNRNQVVQTTNKETEIVNKAGSSEMRSAKRKGKILSETEFGGGGKPNKHVRTPSKVESANRKGNNQNFNAGGNGKKGSEHDRNRNSSKRQQGNKQTRQSENFRKPKRDPYIRKELDHGADFIIYKDRHAPGYPGSTLGHQNHVYNTVSGSKRPYADMEPHAGFIDPVNRKHGRTHPEYLKPPVGIQHQPRLGYLEHAVATHGQPRIAISEPDFGSHGRPYEVYLEPAVLTQSQPRIQVHEPGFGYHGRPHERYLEPAVRMHSHQSYAGYLEPTVRRQDQSHAGYYESALGKDGCNSYDLTLRRAGGQDGHGGGHSAYGAGSALPPSYVPNYTSYAPHEGGSTVGVNYQDSGVRLYQRAYQ from the exons ATGGGTGACGTAACGGACAAGGGTCACGATGCAACTGAAGGGGAAGGAGCCGACGGTGAGCAGAACGAGGGCGGACTTGTCATTGACGGTGGTACTGAGTTGAGCATTGTTCCAG TTAATGCAGTTGAAGAACGTAACTCATTTGGAGAAGAAACTGCCGCTACTCAAATTTCTGACGGGATTGAG GATGTTAAAATGGCGGCGAGCCAAGGCAATGATACACTTTACATCGGAAACATTTGCAAACTTTGGACGAAGGAGCTG GTACTGGGAGCATTGAAAAGCCACGGAGTTAAAAATATTGAGGACATACTATTGCCAGGTGATACCAAGAAAGAAGGGAGGATCAAAGGTTTTGCACTTCTGGAGTTCAACACCCACTCGGATGCAACGGCAGCATTGGAACGACTAACAAAGCCGGATGTTGTTTTTGGCCTCGATAGTAGTGCTAATGTTGCTTTTGCACAAACACCGATACATCCTAATCAAGAAGTTCTGTCACAG CTTAAGACTGTCTTTATGGAAGGCCTGGCTGATTCTTGGGATCAAGAGAAAGTAAATGGAATTTGTAAACAGTATGGTGAGATTGTGAAAGTTAAGCTATCTCGGATTCTAGGTACCAAAGGCAAAAACTTTGGGTATATTACTTTCGTTTCTCGAGAAAGTGCCATAGCTTGTGTAGACGGGATCAATAATACTCGAATTGGAGAAGGAGAAATCAAG GTGAAGGCCAGCATTGCACAGCCTCATTCAAAGGGTCGGCTTGAAAAACGAGGTAATAGAAATCAAGTGGTTCAAACTACAAACAAAGAAACTGAAATAGTAAACAAAGCTGGATCTTCAGAGATGAGAAGCgctaaaagaaaagggaaaattctTTCTGAGACAGAATTTGGTGGAGGAGGAAAGCCAAATAAACATGTTCGAACGCCGTCGAAGGTGGAAAGCGCAAATCGCAAGGGAAACAACCAAAATTTTAATGCTGGGGGTAACGGCAAGAAAGGATCCGAACATGATCGTAATAGAAATTCATCAAAGAGACAACAAG GAAACAAGCAGACAAGGCAAAGTGAAAATTTCAGGAAGCCAAAGAGAGATCCTTACATTAGAAAGGAGCTGGATCATGGAGCAGATTTCATCATTTATAAAGATCGACATGCACCAGGATATCCTGGATCTACTCTTGGTCATCAGAATCATGTGTACAACACCGTCTCTGGATCTAAAAGGCCCTATGCAGATATG GAGCCACATGCTGGGTTTATAGATCCTGTTAATCGGAAGCATGGTCGAACTCATCCAGAGTACCTTAAACCTCCTGTTGGAATTCAGCATCAACCTCGTTTAGGATACCTTGAACATGCTGTTGCGACACATGGCCAACCTCGTATAGCAATCTCTGAACCTGATTTTGGATCTCATGGCAGGCCTTATGAAGTATACCTTGAACCTGCTGTTCTGACACAAAGCCAACCCCGTATACAAGTCCATGAACCTGGTTTTGGATATCATGGCAGGCCTCATGAAAGATACCTTGAACCTGCTGTTAGGATGCACAGTCATCAATCTTATGCAGGATATCTTGAGCCTACTGTGAGAAGGCAAGATCAATCTCATGCTGGATATTATGAATCTGCTCTTGGAAAAGATGGTTGCAATTCATATGACCTTACCTTGAGAAG AGCTGGTGGTCAGGATGGCCATGGTGGTGGTCACTCTGCTTATGGGGCAG GATCTGCCCTTCCTCCTTCCTATGTTCCAAATTACACAAGCTACGCCCCTCATGAG GGTGGTAGCACTGTTGGTGTAAATTATCAAGACAGTGGAGTGCGCCTATATCAGAGGGCATACCAATAA
- the LOC131300065 gene encoding uncharacterized protein LOC131300065 isoform X4, whose amino-acid sequence MGDVTDKGHDATEGEGADGEQNEGGLVIDGGTELSIVPVEERNSFGEETAATQISDGIEDVKMAASQGNDTLYIGNICKLWTKELVLGALKSHGVKNIEDILLPGDTKKEGRIKGFALLEFNTHSDATAALERLTKPDVVFGLDSSANVAFAQTPIHPNQEVLSQLKTVFMEGLADSWDQEKVNGICKQYGEIVKVKLSRILGTKGKNFGYITFVSRESAIACVDGINNTRIGEGEIKVKASIAQPHSKGRLEKRGNRNQVVQTTNKETEIVNKAGSSEMRSAKRKGKILSETEFGGGGKPNKHVRTPSKVESANRKGNNQNFNAGGNGKKGSEHDRNRNSSKRQQGNKQTRQSENFRKPKRDPYIRKELDHGADFIIYKDRHAPGYPGSTLGHQNHVYNTVSGSKRPYADMEPHAGFIDPVNRKHGRTHPEYLKPPVGIQHQPRLGYLEHAVATHGQPRIAISEPDFGSHGRPYEVYLEPAVLTQSQPRIQVHEPGFGYHGRPHERYLEPAVRMHSHQSYAGYLEPTVRRQDQSHAGYYESALGKDGCNSYDLTLRRAGGQDGHGGGHSAYGAGSALPPSYVPNYTSYAPHEGGSTVGVNYQDSGVRLYQRAYQ is encoded by the exons ATGGGTGACGTAACGGACAAGGGTCACGATGCAACTGAAGGGGAAGGAGCCGACGGTGAGCAGAACGAGGGCGGACTTGTCATTGACGGTGGTACTGAGTTGAGCATTGTTCCAG TTGAAGAACGTAACTCATTTGGAGAAGAAACTGCCGCTACTCAAATTTCTGACGGGATTGAG GATGTTAAAATGGCGGCGAGCCAAGGCAATGATACACTTTACATCGGAAACATTTGCAAACTTTGGACGAAGGAGCTG GTACTGGGAGCATTGAAAAGCCACGGAGTTAAAAATATTGAGGACATACTATTGCCAGGTGATACCAAGAAAGAAGGGAGGATCAAAGGTTTTGCACTTCTGGAGTTCAACACCCACTCGGATGCAACGGCAGCATTGGAACGACTAACAAAGCCGGATGTTGTTTTTGGCCTCGATAGTAGTGCTAATGTTGCTTTTGCACAAACACCGATACATCCTAATCAAGAAGTTCTGTCACAG CTTAAGACTGTCTTTATGGAAGGCCTGGCTGATTCTTGGGATCAAGAGAAAGTAAATGGAATTTGTAAACAGTATGGTGAGATTGTGAAAGTTAAGCTATCTCGGATTCTAGGTACCAAAGGCAAAAACTTTGGGTATATTACTTTCGTTTCTCGAGAAAGTGCCATAGCTTGTGTAGACGGGATCAATAATACTCGAATTGGAGAAGGAGAAATCAAG GTGAAGGCCAGCATTGCACAGCCTCATTCAAAGGGTCGGCTTGAAAAACGAGGTAATAGAAATCAAGTGGTTCAAACTACAAACAAAGAAACTGAAATAGTAAACAAAGCTGGATCTTCAGAGATGAGAAGCgctaaaagaaaagggaaaattctTTCTGAGACAGAATTTGGTGGAGGAGGAAAGCCAAATAAACATGTTCGAACGCCGTCGAAGGTGGAAAGCGCAAATCGCAAGGGAAACAACCAAAATTTTAATGCTGGGGGTAACGGCAAGAAAGGATCCGAACATGATCGTAATAGAAATTCATCAAAGAGACAACAAG GAAACAAGCAGACAAGGCAAAGTGAAAATTTCAGGAAGCCAAAGAGAGATCCTTACATTAGAAAGGAGCTGGATCATGGAGCAGATTTCATCATTTATAAAGATCGACATGCACCAGGATATCCTGGATCTACTCTTGGTCATCAGAATCATGTGTACAACACCGTCTCTGGATCTAAAAGGCCCTATGCAGATATG GAGCCACATGCTGGGTTTATAGATCCTGTTAATCGGAAGCATGGTCGAACTCATCCAGAGTACCTTAAACCTCCTGTTGGAATTCAGCATCAACCTCGTTTAGGATACCTTGAACATGCTGTTGCGACACATGGCCAACCTCGTATAGCAATCTCTGAACCTGATTTTGGATCTCATGGCAGGCCTTATGAAGTATACCTTGAACCTGCTGTTCTGACACAAAGCCAACCCCGTATACAAGTCCATGAACCTGGTTTTGGATATCATGGCAGGCCTCATGAAAGATACCTTGAACCTGCTGTTAGGATGCACAGTCATCAATCTTATGCAGGATATCTTGAGCCTACTGTGAGAAGGCAAGATCAATCTCATGCTGGATATTATGAATCTGCTCTTGGAAAAGATGGTTGCAATTCATATGACCTTACCTTGAGAAG AGCTGGTGGTCAGGATGGCCATGGTGGTGGTCACTCTGCTTATGGGGCAG GATCTGCCCTTCCTCCTTCCTATGTTCCAAATTACACAAGCTACGCCCCTCATGAG GGTGGTAGCACTGTTGGTGTAAATTATCAAGACAGTGGAGTGCGCCTATATCAGAGGGCATACCAATAA
- the LOC131300066 gene encoding protein trichome birefringence-like 18 — protein sequence MTLALPKGASIMVAYPRTIVFIAASVCGLASFLIIASFLLVSHPFGSTVRGYFYPIDNSRKFNSLDWSNKTTDDSFNDVNKELGKWDIVGSGFIENAGNPRKEGNRIDDTSGKSESTTLGDRQSETVDGSRDEMDRNHTSESQDTKDISNLQSEGGTMSSPDPLIVSEKKESVDQHGQEATGNSTSSTVITGVENATTPSPGFLNSSDTIQTGLTLSSLSTAPSDTSQTDSGCDLFHGKWVYDSTGPLYTNNSCPILTQMQNCQGNGRPDKEYENWRWKPSKCDLPRFDAKKFLELMRGKTLAFIGDSVARNQMESLLCILWQVETPKNRGNKRMQRYYFRSTSTMIVRIWSSWLVHQTSDLFDSIPKTVVRLHLDAPDEGFMEFIPQFDVLVLSSGHWFAKQSVYILNNEIVGGQLWWPDKSRPMKVNNVDAFGISVETILNAIATHPKFTGLTIVRSFSPDHYEGGAWNTGGSCTGKVKPALDHELVENGFTNIMHEKQVAGFDRAIKKVSNGAKLKFMDITGMFGYRHDGHPGPYRSPDPNKVTKRGPGGKPPPQDCLHWCMPGPVDTWNELVLEIIRREFEGS from the exons ATGACTTTAGCTTTACCAAAAGGAGCTTCAATAATGGTTGCCTATCCACGGACTATTGTGTTCATTGCAGCTTCAGTGTGTGGACTAGCATCCTTTCTAATCATAGCTTCCTTCCTTCTGGTCTCACACCCTTTTGGGTCAACTGTCCGTGGGTACTTCTACCCCATTGATAACTCTAGGAAATTCAATTCACTGGATTGGAGCAACAAAACGACTGATGATTCTTTCAACGATGTCAACAAAGAATTGGGGAAATGGGATATAGTGGGGTCGGGGTTTATTGAAAATGCTGGTAATCCCCGAAAGGAAGGTAACAGAATTGATGATACTTCTGGAAAATCAGAGTCGACCACGTTAGGGGACAGGCAATCTGAAACTGTTGATGGAAGCAGAGATGAGATGGATAGGAACCATACTTCTGAGTCTCAGGATACAAAAGACATATCTAATTTACAGTCAGAGGGAGGAACCATGAGTTCTCCTGATCCGTTGATTGTCTCTGAAAAAAAGGAGTCAGTGGATCAACATGGCCAAGAGGCCACTGGAAATTCTACCTCTTCCACTGTGATAACAGGAGTTGAAAATGCTACAACTCCTTCCCCGGGTTTTCTAAATAGTTCCGATACTATACAAACCGGATTGACACTGTCATCTTTATCTACTGCACCAAGTGATACAAGTCAGACCGATTCAG GATGTGATCTGTTCCATGGAAAATGGGTCTATGATTCAACCGGACCACTATACACAAATAACTCATGCCCCATCCTGACACAAATGCAGAACTGCCAGGGTAATGGGAGGCCGGATAAAGAATATGAAAATTGGCGATGGAAGCCTTCCAAGTGTGACCTCCCAAGATTTGATGCTAAGAAATTTCTGGAATTGATGAGAGGGAAGACATTAGCTTTTATTGGTGATTCAGTTGCTCGGAACCAGATGGAGTCACTATTGTGCATCCTTTGGCAG GTTGAAACTCCAAAAAACCGCGGGAACAAAAGAATGCAACGCTATTACTTCCGATCAACTTCCACAATGATTGTCCGAATATGGTCCTCATGGCTCGTTCACCAAACATCCGATTTGTTTGATTCCATTCCAAAAACTGTGGTGAGGCTTCACCTCGATGCTCCAGATGAGGGTTTCATGGAATTCATCCCACAGTTTGACGTTCTCGTCCTTTCATCCGGCCATTGGTTCGCAAAACAATCTGTCTACATCTTGAACAACGAAATTGTTGGAGGACAGTTATGGTGGCCGGACAAATCTCGCCCAATGAAAGTCAACAACGTTGATGCCTTCGGAATATCTGTTGAAACAATACTAAATGCAATTGCTACACATCCAAAGTTCACTGGTTTGACAATCGTACGGTCATTTTCACCCGATCATTACGAGGGTGGGGCCTGGAATACGGGTGGATCGTGTACCGGAAAGGTAAAGCCTGCTTTGGACCATGAGTTAGTGGAAAATGGATTTACAAATATAATGCACGAGAAACAGGTGGCAGGTTTTGATCGAGCAATCAAGAAAGTGAGCAATGGTGCGAAGTTGAAGTTCATGGATATCACGGGAATGTTTGGGTACCGCCATGATGGGCATCCGGGCCCTTATAGGAGCCCTGACCCGAATAAGGTCACAAAACGGGGTCCGGGTGGGAAGCCGCCACCGCAGGATTGCTTACATTGGTGCATGCCTGGTCCGGTTGATACCTGGAATGAGCTGGTGCTTGAAATAATCAGGAGAGAATTTGAAGGTAGCTAG
- the LOC131300065 gene encoding uncharacterized protein LOC131300065 isoform X1 — MGDVTDKGHDATEGEGADGEQNEGGLVIDGGTELSIVPVNAVEERNSFGEETAATQISDGIEDVKMAASQGNDTLYIGNICKLWTKELVLGALKSHGVKNIEDILLPGDTKKEGRIKGFALLEFNTHSDATAALERLTKPDVVFGLDSSANVAFAQTPIHPNQEVLSQLKTVFMEGLADSWDQEKVNGICKQYGEIVKVKLSRILGTKGKNFGYITFVSRESAIACVDGINNTRIGEGEIKVVKASIAQPHSKGRLEKRGNRNQVVQTTNKETEIVNKAGSSEMRSAKRKGKILSETEFGGGGKPNKHVRTPSKVESANRKGNNQNFNAGGNGKKGSEHDRNRNSSKRQQGNKQTRQSENFRKPKRDPYIRKELDHGADFIIYKDRHAPGYPGSTLGHQNHVYNTVSGSKRPYADMEPHAGFIDPVNRKHGRTHPEYLKPPVGIQHQPRLGYLEHAVATHGQPRIAISEPDFGSHGRPYEVYLEPAVLTQSQPRIQVHEPGFGYHGRPHERYLEPAVRMHSHQSYAGYLEPTVRRQDQSHAGYYESALGKDGCNSYDLTLRRAGGQDGHGGGHSAYGAGSALPPSYVPNYTSYAPHEGGSTVGVNYQDSGVRLYQRAYQ, encoded by the exons ATGGGTGACGTAACGGACAAGGGTCACGATGCAACTGAAGGGGAAGGAGCCGACGGTGAGCAGAACGAGGGCGGACTTGTCATTGACGGTGGTACTGAGTTGAGCATTGTTCCAG TTAATGCAGTTGAAGAACGTAACTCATTTGGAGAAGAAACTGCCGCTACTCAAATTTCTGACGGGATTGAG GATGTTAAAATGGCGGCGAGCCAAGGCAATGATACACTTTACATCGGAAACATTTGCAAACTTTGGACGAAGGAGCTG GTACTGGGAGCATTGAAAAGCCACGGAGTTAAAAATATTGAGGACATACTATTGCCAGGTGATACCAAGAAAGAAGGGAGGATCAAAGGTTTTGCACTTCTGGAGTTCAACACCCACTCGGATGCAACGGCAGCATTGGAACGACTAACAAAGCCGGATGTTGTTTTTGGCCTCGATAGTAGTGCTAATGTTGCTTTTGCACAAACACCGATACATCCTAATCAAGAAGTTCTGTCACAG CTTAAGACTGTCTTTATGGAAGGCCTGGCTGATTCTTGGGATCAAGAGAAAGTAAATGGAATTTGTAAACAGTATGGTGAGATTGTGAAAGTTAAGCTATCTCGGATTCTAGGTACCAAAGGCAAAAACTTTGGGTATATTACTTTCGTTTCTCGAGAAAGTGCCATAGCTTGTGTAGACGGGATCAATAATACTCGAATTGGAGAAGGAGAAATCAAGGTG GTGAAGGCCAGCATTGCACAGCCTCATTCAAAGGGTCGGCTTGAAAAACGAGGTAATAGAAATCAAGTGGTTCAAACTACAAACAAAGAAACTGAAATAGTAAACAAAGCTGGATCTTCAGAGATGAGAAGCgctaaaagaaaagggaaaattctTTCTGAGACAGAATTTGGTGGAGGAGGAAAGCCAAATAAACATGTTCGAACGCCGTCGAAGGTGGAAAGCGCAAATCGCAAGGGAAACAACCAAAATTTTAATGCTGGGGGTAACGGCAAGAAAGGATCCGAACATGATCGTAATAGAAATTCATCAAAGAGACAACAAG GAAACAAGCAGACAAGGCAAAGTGAAAATTTCAGGAAGCCAAAGAGAGATCCTTACATTAGAAAGGAGCTGGATCATGGAGCAGATTTCATCATTTATAAAGATCGACATGCACCAGGATATCCTGGATCTACTCTTGGTCATCAGAATCATGTGTACAACACCGTCTCTGGATCTAAAAGGCCCTATGCAGATATG GAGCCACATGCTGGGTTTATAGATCCTGTTAATCGGAAGCATGGTCGAACTCATCCAGAGTACCTTAAACCTCCTGTTGGAATTCAGCATCAACCTCGTTTAGGATACCTTGAACATGCTGTTGCGACACATGGCCAACCTCGTATAGCAATCTCTGAACCTGATTTTGGATCTCATGGCAGGCCTTATGAAGTATACCTTGAACCTGCTGTTCTGACACAAAGCCAACCCCGTATACAAGTCCATGAACCTGGTTTTGGATATCATGGCAGGCCTCATGAAAGATACCTTGAACCTGCTGTTAGGATGCACAGTCATCAATCTTATGCAGGATATCTTGAGCCTACTGTGAGAAGGCAAGATCAATCTCATGCTGGATATTATGAATCTGCTCTTGGAAAAGATGGTTGCAATTCATATGACCTTACCTTGAGAAG AGCTGGTGGTCAGGATGGCCATGGTGGTGGTCACTCTGCTTATGGGGCAG GATCTGCCCTTCCTCCTTCCTATGTTCCAAATTACACAAGCTACGCCCCTCATGAG GGTGGTAGCACTGTTGGTGTAAATTATCAAGACAGTGGAGTGCGCCTATATCAGAGGGCATACCAATAA
- the LOC131300065 gene encoding uncharacterized protein LOC131300065 isoform X3, which yields MGDVTDKGHDATEGEGADGEQNEGGLVIDGGTELSIVPVEERNSFGEETAATQISDGIEDVKMAASQGNDTLYIGNICKLWTKELVLGALKSHGVKNIEDILLPGDTKKEGRIKGFALLEFNTHSDATAALERLTKPDVVFGLDSSANVAFAQTPIHPNQEVLSQLKTVFMEGLADSWDQEKVNGICKQYGEIVKVKLSRILGTKGKNFGYITFVSRESAIACVDGINNTRIGEGEIKVVKASIAQPHSKGRLEKRGNRNQVVQTTNKETEIVNKAGSSEMRSAKRKGKILSETEFGGGGKPNKHVRTPSKVESANRKGNNQNFNAGGNGKKGSEHDRNRNSSKRQQGNKQTRQSENFRKPKRDPYIRKELDHGADFIIYKDRHAPGYPGSTLGHQNHVYNTVSGSKRPYADMEPHAGFIDPVNRKHGRTHPEYLKPPVGIQHQPRLGYLEHAVATHGQPRIAISEPDFGSHGRPYEVYLEPAVLTQSQPRIQVHEPGFGYHGRPHERYLEPAVRMHSHQSYAGYLEPTVRRQDQSHAGYYESALGKDGCNSYDLTLRRAGGQDGHGGGHSAYGAGSALPPSYVPNYTSYAPHEGGSTVGVNYQDSGVRLYQRAYQ from the exons ATGGGTGACGTAACGGACAAGGGTCACGATGCAACTGAAGGGGAAGGAGCCGACGGTGAGCAGAACGAGGGCGGACTTGTCATTGACGGTGGTACTGAGTTGAGCATTGTTCCAG TTGAAGAACGTAACTCATTTGGAGAAGAAACTGCCGCTACTCAAATTTCTGACGGGATTGAG GATGTTAAAATGGCGGCGAGCCAAGGCAATGATACACTTTACATCGGAAACATTTGCAAACTTTGGACGAAGGAGCTG GTACTGGGAGCATTGAAAAGCCACGGAGTTAAAAATATTGAGGACATACTATTGCCAGGTGATACCAAGAAAGAAGGGAGGATCAAAGGTTTTGCACTTCTGGAGTTCAACACCCACTCGGATGCAACGGCAGCATTGGAACGACTAACAAAGCCGGATGTTGTTTTTGGCCTCGATAGTAGTGCTAATGTTGCTTTTGCACAAACACCGATACATCCTAATCAAGAAGTTCTGTCACAG CTTAAGACTGTCTTTATGGAAGGCCTGGCTGATTCTTGGGATCAAGAGAAAGTAAATGGAATTTGTAAACAGTATGGTGAGATTGTGAAAGTTAAGCTATCTCGGATTCTAGGTACCAAAGGCAAAAACTTTGGGTATATTACTTTCGTTTCTCGAGAAAGTGCCATAGCTTGTGTAGACGGGATCAATAATACTCGAATTGGAGAAGGAGAAATCAAGGTG GTGAAGGCCAGCATTGCACAGCCTCATTCAAAGGGTCGGCTTGAAAAACGAGGTAATAGAAATCAAGTGGTTCAAACTACAAACAAAGAAACTGAAATAGTAAACAAAGCTGGATCTTCAGAGATGAGAAGCgctaaaagaaaagggaaaattctTTCTGAGACAGAATTTGGTGGAGGAGGAAAGCCAAATAAACATGTTCGAACGCCGTCGAAGGTGGAAAGCGCAAATCGCAAGGGAAACAACCAAAATTTTAATGCTGGGGGTAACGGCAAGAAAGGATCCGAACATGATCGTAATAGAAATTCATCAAAGAGACAACAAG GAAACAAGCAGACAAGGCAAAGTGAAAATTTCAGGAAGCCAAAGAGAGATCCTTACATTAGAAAGGAGCTGGATCATGGAGCAGATTTCATCATTTATAAAGATCGACATGCACCAGGATATCCTGGATCTACTCTTGGTCATCAGAATCATGTGTACAACACCGTCTCTGGATCTAAAAGGCCCTATGCAGATATG GAGCCACATGCTGGGTTTATAGATCCTGTTAATCGGAAGCATGGTCGAACTCATCCAGAGTACCTTAAACCTCCTGTTGGAATTCAGCATCAACCTCGTTTAGGATACCTTGAACATGCTGTTGCGACACATGGCCAACCTCGTATAGCAATCTCTGAACCTGATTTTGGATCTCATGGCAGGCCTTATGAAGTATACCTTGAACCTGCTGTTCTGACACAAAGCCAACCCCGTATACAAGTCCATGAACCTGGTTTTGGATATCATGGCAGGCCTCATGAAAGATACCTTGAACCTGCTGTTAGGATGCACAGTCATCAATCTTATGCAGGATATCTTGAGCCTACTGTGAGAAGGCAAGATCAATCTCATGCTGGATATTATGAATCTGCTCTTGGAAAAGATGGTTGCAATTCATATGACCTTACCTTGAGAAG AGCTGGTGGTCAGGATGGCCATGGTGGTGGTCACTCTGCTTATGGGGCAG GATCTGCCCTTCCTCCTTCCTATGTTCCAAATTACACAAGCTACGCCCCTCATGAG GGTGGTAGCACTGTTGGTGTAAATTATCAAGACAGTGGAGTGCGCCTATATCAGAGGGCATACCAATAA